One Lentisphaerota bacterium genomic window, GGGAGCTGGCCTTTGATCGGCACGCCCGTGGCCTTCGGCTCATCGGGCTCATTGAGGAGCATGTTCCCCCCCTTTTGCGCCTCCGTCCACACGTGCGGATTTGCCCGGACTCGACATCGTTGCCAGCGCGTCGCGCAACCGGGCCGCCTCCTCAAAACGCTGCGAGGCGATGGCCCGTTTCAGTGCCCGCTCCAGCTCGGCACAGGTTCGCGCCGCAACCGCCCCGGCGGGCACCTTGCCGACATGGCGAACGCCCGCGTGCATGTCGCGGATCATCGCCTCGGTATCACGCCGGAAGGCCGTGTAACAGGCCTCGCACCCCAAACGTTCACGCTTGCGAAACGCCTGCCGGGTCATGCCGCAAACCGGACACACCGGGTCGTCGGCCGCCGTCTGCGCCCCGACGGGACGCGCTACCAGTCCCAGCGCCGCGTCGAAAATCATCTCGACCATGGATGTCAGTTTTTTGTCGATCAGCCCGCCCGCACCCGCACATGCCTGGCACACGTACAACTCGCGCGTTTCGCCCCCGGACTCCTCCCGGATGGCGATCTCGGCCTGCCGTTGCCTGCATTTTTCACACAACATGAGACACTCTCCGCGCTGGGCCTGTCCTCTGTTTCAAATTGATCCATAGTATACGCCAAAGGCGTGAGTGAGGGCAATACCAGACCCATATAAATCCCTAAATCCCTGATCGTATCGGACGTTCTGGCGATTGACCGGTCAGTGCAGAAACGTACACACGTATTCCATAAATCCGGACTTCACTTCAATGTCGAATCCGGACTTGGCGGGCACCTCAAACGAGTGTCCGGCGGCATACCGGGTCCATTCCGATTGCCCATTCAGTTTGACGGCACAGTCGCCGACAGTGATTTCCATCCGCTCCGCCTGGGCCGTGCCAAAGTGGAACTGGCCCGGAAAGATCACACCGACCGACTTGCGCGTCCCGTCCGCCAGAAGGATCGTATGACTGACAACCTTTCCGTCAAAATAGACATTGGCCTTAGCTTGCACCGTCACACCCCGGAACTCCATCTGATTCTCTTTCATTCTCATTATCCTTTTGTGTTGACGCTATAACCTGAACTGCCCGTCTCCGTACCATTGTGTCTCAGCGGCTTCCAACTCCGTGTTCGCATCGCAAATCGAGCGTTTCTCCAGCCGATCCGCACCCGCGCGGAGCGCCTGTTGTGTTGCACGGGCCCAGCAGTTCCGCACGCCAGCCCCGCAGCAGACGGTGGTCTTCAGGTCGTGCACCGGCTTCGGAATCTGCAATCAGCATCCGGATCATATCTGCCTTTGTGGCCACGATCCGCGCGTCGATCATCCGCGCCTCCGCTTTCTTCCGGATCACCGCCTGCAAGGCCTGAATGCGGCCCTTTCCGGCCTGCTGTTCATCGGGCTGCCCGAGCGGCTGTGGCCTTTCCGATTCGGGCACATTCAGTCCGCGCTGCACGGCAGCGAGCAGATCCGGACCGCGTCGGCGCGCCATGCGCGGATCGACCTGTCTGCATGCGGCCAGCCCGGCCTCGTTGACGGGCAACGCCTGGGCCACCGACACCAATTCATGATCGGCAGCCACAAACCCGCGCGGCAGATCCGCCTCACGCGCCGTCCGCTCACGCCAAGCTGCCAGTTCCTTGAGGACGGCAAGGTTGCGGGGTGGCATACACATCCCGGC contains:
- a CDS encoding pyrimidine/purine nucleoside phosphorylase, encoding MRMKENQMEFRGVTVQAKANVYFDGKVVSHTILLADGTRKSVGVIFPGQFHFGTAQAERMEITVGDCAVKLNGQSEWTRYAAGHSFEVPAKSGFDIEVKSGFMEYVCTFLH